TTCGCCGCAAGCCTTCGTCGAAGGAAACCGTCGGTTGCCAGCCGAGCTTCACTTTAGCGCGCTGGCTATCCGAAAACAGCCTATCGACTTCGCTTTTGGCGGGGCGCAAACGCTCCTGTGCGACACGGATGGGAATATCGCCGCCAACCAAGCTGCGGACGCGTTCAGCGATTTCTCCGATGGATATTTCAAACGAGGAACCGGCGTTAAACACTTCCCCGAGTACGTCGTCCTTCGCGGTTGCAGCGCAGAGAAACGCGCGTGCCGTGTCTTCTACATATGTGAAATCGCGGGTTGCCGACAGATTGCCGAGAACGATTTCCGAATGATTGAGCGCCTGTTGAATGATGGTTGGGATGACTGCGCGCAGTGACTGGCGTGGGCCAAACGCGTTGAACGGCCGCACAGTTACCACTGGCAACTGGTAGGAGCAATAGAAACTCTCGACAATTTTGTCCGCCGCGATTTTGCTGGCTGAGTAGGGTGATTGCCCTTGTAAAGGATGTTCTTCATTCATTGGGACGTAGCGTGCCGTACCATATACCTCGCTGGTCGAGGTGTGAATCATTCGGTGAACGCCGTTTGCGAGTGCAGCCTGTGCCACGTGAAGTGTGCCTAAGGCGTTGGTTTGAACGACGTCGTAAGGGTTCTGATAGGAGTACGGGATGGCAATGAGTGCTCCTAAATGAAAGACGATATCAGCCCCTTTGACGGCGTTGTGGACCGCGTAGGAATCACGAAGGTCTCCTTGCACAATGTCGATCTCGCTCTGCAGTTCGACCGGCAGTGTGTCAATCAGCCCCCTCGAATTGGCCGAGTTGTAATGGATGAACACTTTGGTATTGGCACCAGTGGCAATCAGTTGTT
Above is a genomic segment from Alicyclobacillus acidoterrestris containing:
- a CDS encoding SDR family NAD(P)-dependent oxidoreductase, whose amino-acid sequence is MDLRNSNVLVTGGAGFIGSHLVEQLIATGANTKVFIHYNSANSRGLIDTLPVELQSEIDIVQGDLRDSYAVHNAVKGADIVFHLGALIAIPYSYQNPYDVVQTNALGTLHVAQAALANGVHRMIHTSTSEVYGTARYVPMNEEHPLQGQSPYSASKIAADKIVESFYCSYQLPVVTVRPFNAFGPRQSLRAVIPTIIQQALNHSEIVLGNLSATRDFTYVEDTARAFLCAATAKDDVLGEVFNAGSSFEISIGEIAERVRSLVGGDIPIRVAQERLRPAKSEVDRLFSDSQRAKVKLGWQPTVSFDEGLRRTITWISSHQDRYKTNDYVI